The following coding sequences are from one Odontesthes bonariensis isolate fOdoBon6 chromosome 10, fOdoBon6.hap1, whole genome shotgun sequence window:
- the LOC142390514 gene encoding homeodomain-interacting protein kinase 3-like, whose protein sequence is MLDRNLFQLLQERDFEPLFTNVIRPVAAQLLAALDALKALGILHADIKPDNVMLVDARDQAPRVRLIDFGRAVPVSSLRPGQSLQPVGYRAPEVVLGLPFSEAADVWGLGCVLAFLYLADNLFPVSCYYQMVRRMVEVLGQPEDRMLRAGRYARYFFREEEAADGGRWRLMTPEEFSAAAHMEAKQPRSPSEPPGSLEDLVDMYPKEDAAEYADRKALVELLKRLLHLDGDQRICPRDALQHPFITMSHLTEQPGGREYLNASHLLMSGGPAAVSADGLNGSAAPGLDVRGLPCVAGDDPPAGGDERPADGVKAADVSAKLPKRIHRLFLRVGASCGCCWRSAED, encoded by the exons ATGCTGGACCGGAACCTGTTCCAGCTGCTCCAGGAGCGAGACTTTGAGCCGCTGTTTACCAATGTGATCCGGCCCGTCGCAGCGCAG CTGCTGGCGGCCTTGGACGCCCTGAAGGCTCTCGGTATCCTGCACGCCGACATCAAACCCGACAACGTGATGCTGGTGGACGCTCGGGACCAGGCGCCTAGGGTCAGACTGATAGACTTCGGCAGAGCCGTTCCAGTCTCCAGCCTCCGGCCCGGTCAGAGCCTGCAGCCGGTGGGCTACAG AGCTCCAGAAGTGGTCCTCGGCCTCCCCTTCTCCGAGGCTGCAGATGTGTGGGGACTCGGCTGCGTCCTGGCCTTCCTCTACCTGGCCGATAACCTCTTCCCCGTCAGCTGCTACTATCAGATG GTGAGGCGCATGGTGGAGGTTCTGGGTCAGCCGGAGGACCGCATGCTGCGCGCTGGACGATACGCTCGCTACTTTTTCAGGGAGGAGGAAGCAGCCGATGGTGGAAGATGGAGGCTGATG ACACCAGAAGAATTTTCAGCTGCTGCCCACATGGAGGCCAAGCAGCCCCGCAGCCCCTCTGAGCCCCCCGGCTCCCTGGAGGACCTGGTGGAT ATGTATCCAAAGGAGGACGCGGCCGAGTACGCGGACAGGAAGGCTTTGGTGGAGCTCCTGAAGCGGCTGCTGCACCTGGACGGGGATCAGAGAATCTGTCCCCGCGACGCCCTGCAGCACCCGTTCATCACCATGTCCCACCTGACCGAGCAGCCCGGCGGCAGAGAGTA TCTGAACGCATCCCACCTTCTGATGAGCGGCGGTCCGGCGGCGGTCTCGGCTGACGGGCTGAACGGCTCTGCAGCCCCTGGGCTTGATGTCAGAGGTCTGCCCTGCGTTGCCGGTGACGACCCCCCGGCCGGCGGGGATGAGCGTCCTGCTGACGGCGTTAAAGCAGCAGACGTCTCAGCCAAACTGCCAAAGAGGATTCACAGACTCTTCCTCAGAGTCGGGGCGTCCTGCGGCTGCTGCTGGCGTTCTGCTGAGGACTGA